In Pongo pygmaeus isolate AG05252 chromosome 13, NHGRI_mPonPyg2-v2.0_pri, whole genome shotgun sequence, one genomic interval encodes:
- the GNE gene encoding bifunctional UDP-N-acetylglucosamine 2-epimerase/N-acetylmannosamine kinase isoform X4 → MEKNGNNRKLRVCVATCNRADYSKLAPIMFGIKTEPEFFELDVVVLGSHLIDDYGNTYRMIEQDDFDINTRLHTIVRGEDEAAMVESVGLALVKLPDVLNRLKPDIMIVHGDRFDALALATSAALMNIRILHIEGGEVSGTIDDSIRHAITKLAHYHVCCTRSAEQHLISMCEDHDRILLAGCPSYDKLLSAKNKDYMSIIRMWLGDDVKSKDYIVALQHPVTTDIKHSIKMFELTLDALISFNKRTLVLFPNIDAGSKEMVRVMRKKGIEHHPNFRAVKHVPFDQFIQLVAHAGCMIGNSSCGVREVGAFGTPVINLGTRQIGRETGENVLHVRDADTQDKILQALHLQFGKQYPCSKIYGDGNAVPRILKFLKSIDLQEPLQKKFCFPPVKENISQDIDHILETLSALAVDLGGTNLRVAIVSMKGEIVKKYTQFNPKTYEERINLILQMCVEAAAEAVKLNCRILGVGISTGGRVNPREGIVLHSTKLIQEWNSVDLRTPLSDTLHLPVWVDNDGNCAALAERKFGQGKGLENFVTLITGTGIGGGIIHQHELIHGSSFCAAELGHLVVSLDGPDCSCGSHGCIEAYASGMALQREAKKLHDEDLLLVEGMSVPKDEAVGALHLIQAAKLGNAKAQSILRTAGTALGLGVVNILHTMNPSLVILSGVLASHYIHIVKDVIRQQALSSVQDVDVVVSDLVDPALLGAASMVLDYTTRRIY, encoded by the exons AAATACATATCGAATGATTGAACAAGATGACTTTGACATTAACACCAGGCTACACACAATTGTGAGGGGAGAAGATGAGGCAGCCATGGTGGAGTCAGTAGGCCTGGCCCTAGTGAAGCTGCCAGATGTCCTTAATCGCCTGAAGCCTGATATCATGATTGTTCATGGAGACAGGTTTGATGCCCTGGCTCTGGCCACATCTGCTGCCTTGATGAACATCCGAATCCTTCACATTGAAGGTGGGGAAGTCAGTGGGACCATTGATGACTCTATCAGACATGCCATAACAAAACTGGCTCATTATCATGTGTGCTGCACCCGCAGTGCAGAGCAGCACCTGATATCCATGTGTGAGGACCATGATCGCATCCTTTTGGCAGGCTGCCCTTCCTATGACAAACTTCTCTCAGCCAAGAACAAAGACTACATGAGCATCATTCGCATGTGGCTAG GTGATGATGTAAAATCTAAAGATTACATTGTTGCACTACAGCACCCTGTGACCACTGACATTAAGCATTCCataaaaatgtttgaattaaCATTGGATGCACTTATCTCATTTAACAAGCGGACCCTAGTCCTGTTTCCAAATATTGATGCAG GGAGCAAAGAGATGGTTCGAGTGATGCGGAAGAAGGGCATTGAGCATCATCCCAACTTTCGTGCAGTTAAACACGTCCCATTTGACCAGTTTATACAGTTGGTTGCCCATGCTGGCTGTATGATTGGGAACAGCAGCTGTGGGGTTCGAGAAGTTGGAGCTTTTGGAACACCTGTGATCAACCTGGGAACACGTCAGATTGGAAGAGAAACAG GGGAGAATGTTCTTCATGTCCGGGATGCTGACACCCAAGACAAAATATTGCAAGCACTGCACCTTCAGTTTGGTAAACAGTACCCTTG TTCAAAGATATATGGGGATGGAAATGCTGTTCCAAGGATTTTGAAGTTTCTCAAATCTATCGATCTTCAAGAGCCACTGCAAAAGAAATTCTGCTTTCCTCCTGTGAAGGAGAATATCTCTCAAGATATTGACCATATTCTTGAAACTCTAAGTGCCTTGGCCGTTGATCTCGGCGGGACGAACCTCCGAGTTGCAATAGTCAGCATGAAG gGTGAAATAGTTAAGAAGTATACTCAGTTCAATCCTAAAACCTATGAAGAGAGGATAAATTTAATCCTACAGATGTGTGTGGAAGCTGCAGCAGAAGCTGTAAAACTGAACTGCAGAATTTTGGGAGTAG GCATTTCCACAGGTGGCCGTGTAAATCCTCGGGAAGGAATTGTGCTGCATTCAACCAAGCTGATCCAAGAGTGGAACTCTGTGGACCTTAGGACCCCCCTTTCTGACACTTTGCATCTCCCTGTGTGGGTAGACAATGATGGCAACTGTGCTGCCCTGGCGGAAAGGAAATTTGGCCAAGGAAAGGGACTGGAAAACTTTGTTACACTTATCACAGGCACAG GAATCGGTGGTGGAATTATCCATCAGCATGAATTGATCCACGGAAGCTCCTTCTGTGCTGCAGAACTGGGCCACCTTGTTGTGTCTCTGGATGGGCCTGATTGTTCGTGTGGAAGCCATGGGTGCATTGAAGCATACGCCTCTGGAATGGCCTTGCAGAGGGAGGCAAAAAAGCTCCATGATG AGGACCTGCTCTTGGTGGAAGGGATGTCAGTGCCAAAAGATGAGGCCGTGGGTGCGCTCCATCTCATCCAAGCTGCGAAACTTGGCAATGCGAAGGCCCAGAGCATCCTAAGAACAG CTGGAACAGCTTTGGGTCTTGGGGTTGTGAACATCCTCCATACCATGAATCCCTCCCTTGTGATCCTCTCTGGAGTCCTGGCCAGTCACTATATCCACATTGTCAAAGACGTCATTCGCCAGCAGGCCTTGTCCTCCGTGCAGGACGTGGATGTGGTGGTTTCGGATTTGGTTGACCCCGCCCTGCTGGGTGCTGCCAGCATGGTTCTGGACTACACAACACGCAGGATCTACTAG
- the GNE gene encoding bifunctional UDP-N-acetylglucosamine 2-epimerase/N-acetylmannosamine kinase isoform X3, translated as MELYFKNLSKRNKQIMEKNGNNRKLRVCVATCNRADYSKLAPIMFGIKTEPEFFELDVVVLGSHLIDDYGNTYRMIEQDDFDINTRLHTIVRGEDEAAMVESVGLALVKLPDVLNRLKPDIMIVHGDRFDALALATSAALMNIRILHIEGGEVSGTIDDSIRHAITKLAHYHVCCTRSAEQHLISMCEDHDRILLAGCPSYDKLLSAKNKDYMSIIRMWLGDDVKSKDYIVALQHPVTTDIKHSIKMFELTLDALISFNKRTLVLFPNIDAGSKEMVRVMRKKGIEHHPNFRAVKHVPFDQFIQLVAHAGCMIGNSSCGVREVGAFGTPVINLGTRQIGRETGENVLHVRDADTQDKILQALHLQFGKQYPCSKIYGDGNAVPRILKFLKSIDLQEPLQKKFCFPPVKENISQDIDHILETLSALAVDLGGTNLRVAIVSMKGEIVKKYTQFNPKTYEERINLILQMCVEAAAEAVKLNCRILGVGISTGGRVNPREGIVLHSTKLIQEWNSVDLRTPLSDTLHLPVWVDNDGNCAALAERKFGQGKGLENFVTLITGTGIGGGIIHQHELIHGSSFCAAELGHLVVSLDGPDCSCGSHGCIEAYASGMALQREAKKLHDEDLLLVEGMSVPKDEAVGALHLIQAAKLGNAKAQSILRTAGTALGLGVVNILHTMNPSLVILSGVLASHYIHIVKDVIRQQALSSVQDVDVVVSDLVDPALLGAASMVLDYTTRRIY; from the exons AAATACATATCGAATGATTGAACAAGATGACTTTGACATTAACACCAGGCTACACACAATTGTGAGGGGAGAAGATGAGGCAGCCATGGTGGAGTCAGTAGGCCTGGCCCTAGTGAAGCTGCCAGATGTCCTTAATCGCCTGAAGCCTGATATCATGATTGTTCATGGAGACAGGTTTGATGCCCTGGCTCTGGCCACATCTGCTGCCTTGATGAACATCCGAATCCTTCACATTGAAGGTGGGGAAGTCAGTGGGACCATTGATGACTCTATCAGACATGCCATAACAAAACTGGCTCATTATCATGTGTGCTGCACCCGCAGTGCAGAGCAGCACCTGATATCCATGTGTGAGGACCATGATCGCATCCTTTTGGCAGGCTGCCCTTCCTATGACAAACTTCTCTCAGCCAAGAACAAAGACTACATGAGCATCATTCGCATGTGGCTAG GTGATGATGTAAAATCTAAAGATTACATTGTTGCACTACAGCACCCTGTGACCACTGACATTAAGCATTCCataaaaatgtttgaattaaCATTGGATGCACTTATCTCATTTAACAAGCGGACCCTAGTCCTGTTTCCAAATATTGATGCAG GGAGCAAAGAGATGGTTCGAGTGATGCGGAAGAAGGGCATTGAGCATCATCCCAACTTTCGTGCAGTTAAACACGTCCCATTTGACCAGTTTATACAGTTGGTTGCCCATGCTGGCTGTATGATTGGGAACAGCAGCTGTGGGGTTCGAGAAGTTGGAGCTTTTGGAACACCTGTGATCAACCTGGGAACACGTCAGATTGGAAGAGAAACAG GGGAGAATGTTCTTCATGTCCGGGATGCTGACACCCAAGACAAAATATTGCAAGCACTGCACCTTCAGTTTGGTAAACAGTACCCTTG TTCAAAGATATATGGGGATGGAAATGCTGTTCCAAGGATTTTGAAGTTTCTCAAATCTATCGATCTTCAAGAGCCACTGCAAAAGAAATTCTGCTTTCCTCCTGTGAAGGAGAATATCTCTCAAGATATTGACCATATTCTTGAAACTCTAAGTGCCTTGGCCGTTGATCTCGGCGGGACGAACCTCCGAGTTGCAATAGTCAGCATGAAG gGTGAAATAGTTAAGAAGTATACTCAGTTCAATCCTAAAACCTATGAAGAGAGGATAAATTTAATCCTACAGATGTGTGTGGAAGCTGCAGCAGAAGCTGTAAAACTGAACTGCAGAATTTTGGGAGTAG GCATTTCCACAGGTGGCCGTGTAAATCCTCGGGAAGGAATTGTGCTGCATTCAACCAAGCTGATCCAAGAGTGGAACTCTGTGGACCTTAGGACCCCCCTTTCTGACACTTTGCATCTCCCTGTGTGGGTAGACAATGATGGCAACTGTGCTGCCCTGGCGGAAAGGAAATTTGGCCAAGGAAAGGGACTGGAAAACTTTGTTACACTTATCACAGGCACAG GAATCGGTGGTGGAATTATCCATCAGCATGAATTGATCCACGGAAGCTCCTTCTGTGCTGCAGAACTGGGCCACCTTGTTGTGTCTCTGGATGGGCCTGATTGTTCGTGTGGAAGCCATGGGTGCATTGAAGCATACGCCTCTGGAATGGCCTTGCAGAGGGAGGCAAAAAAGCTCCATGATG AGGACCTGCTCTTGGTGGAAGGGATGTCAGTGCCAAAAGATGAGGCCGTGGGTGCGCTCCATCTCATCCAAGCTGCGAAACTTGGCAATGCGAAGGCCCAGAGCATCCTAAGAACAG CTGGAACAGCTTTGGGTCTTGGGGTTGTGAACATCCTCCATACCATGAATCCCTCCCTTGTGATCCTCTCTGGAGTCCTGGCCAGTCACTATATCCACATTGTCAAAGACGTCATTCGCCAGCAGGCCTTGTCCTCCGTGCAGGACGTGGATGTGGTGGTTTCGGATTTGGTTGACCCCGCCCTGCTGGGTGCTGCCAGCATGGTTCTGGACTACACAACACGCAGGATCTACTAG